Proteins co-encoded in one Papaver somniferum cultivar HN1 chromosome 5, ASM357369v1, whole genome shotgun sequence genomic window:
- the LOC113281761 gene encoding uncharacterized protein LOC113281761, with protein MAKEIMEGIASIALLPCGFISGHFIQLPGSICYGLQGTELACEMECSRGEDYRLIKLTIIDYIRKKERVVVVECRGHDAARLRNVDQAHGWEKDVIGMVEKKNVEHKISVSFDCETLKADKAAEDHIRQFMPNLVGLEDVVVNVGKMTIAGFNFEAENVKLEEEAFEASLAEENFEADNVKLEEETFEADVKLKEETSEAEVKFEDETENCS; from the exons ATGGCAAAGGAAATAATGGAAGGAATAGCTTCAATAGCTTTACTCCCATGTGGATTCATATCAGGACACTTCATTCAACTTCCTGGTTCTATATGTTATGGTCTTCAAGGCACTG AACTTGCTTGTGAGATGGAATGCAGCAGAGGCGAGGATTATCGCTTAATCAAGCTAACAATTATCGACTACATT AGGAAGAAAGAAAGGGTTGTTGTAGTGGAATGCAGAGGCCATGATGCTGCAAGGCTGCGCAATGTTGACCAGGCACATGG atgggagaaagatGTCATCGGGATGGTTGAAAAAAAGAATGTAGAGCACAAAATCTCTGTTTCATTCGACTGTGAAACACTTAAAGCTGATAAAGCTGCAGAAGATCATATCAGACAATTCATGCCAAATCTAGTTGGACTAGAAGATGTTGTTG TCAATGTGGGTAAGATGACTATAGCTGGGTTCAATTTCGAAGCTGAAAATGTCAAACTTGAAGAAGAAGCTTTTGAAGCCAGCCTTGCAGAAGAAAACTTTGAAGCAGACAATGTTAAACTTGAAGAAGAAACTTTTGAAGCAGATgtcaagcttaaagaagaaacttCTGAAGCAGAAGTCAAATTCGAGGACGAAACAGAAAATTGCAGCTAG